One part of the Clostridium thermosuccinogenes genome encodes these proteins:
- a CDS encoding class I SAM-dependent methyltransferase gives MKYEPTRLEIFLTRLAFFFCGRTVYQAFADRLPLEGGEQVLDFGSGMGTVAYYAAKKLPHGQLTCLDISERWLSVCRKTLRSYGNIIYLHWESPSLAKESFDVAYCHFVLHDISDSELERVIPELAGSLKNGGVLVFREPLNETEKLRIIKRLIEQNRLFPKDSRITDIPMMGNALECVYIKQ, from the coding sequence ATGAAGTATGAACCGACTCGTTTAGAGATATTTTTGACCAGGCTCGCGTTTTTCTTTTGCGGCCGGACAGTCTACCAGGCATTCGCGGACCGTCTACCCCTTGAAGGCGGAGAGCAGGTGCTTGATTTCGGGAGCGGCATGGGGACAGTTGCGTACTACGCTGCAAAAAAGCTTCCCCATGGGCAATTGACCTGTCTGGATATCTCTGAACGGTGGTTGAGTGTCTGCCGCAAAACTTTGCGCAGCTACGGGAACATAATTTATCTGCATTGGGAATCCCCGTCGCTTGCAAAGGAAAGCTTTGATGTAGCGTATTGCCACTTTGTATTGCATGATATTTCGGATAGTGAATTGGAAAGGGTCATTCCTGAGTTGGCCGGGTCCCTAAAAAACGGTGGTGTACTCGTTTTCCGTGAACCATTGAATGAAACTGAAAAATTAAGAATTATAAAACGCTTGATAGAGCAAAACAGGCTATTTCCCAAGGATAGCCGCATCACGGATATCCCGATGATGGGAAACGCTCTTGAATGTGTATATATTAAGCAATAA
- a CDS encoding chromate transporter: MTLIKLFWSFFQIGLFSIGGGMAAMPLIQNQVVNMHQWLTLTEFTDLITIAEMTPGPIAINSATFVGIRIAGIPGAIIATIGCILPSCAIVSLLAWLYFKYKELTLVQGILSGLRPTIVALIASAGLSIFILAVWGEGGFSMNPQAINLVSVLLFSSALFILRKWKPNPIFVMLGSGIIGGAIYLII; the protein is encoded by the coding sequence ATGACGCTCATAAAACTCTTTTGGAGCTTCTTTCAAATCGGCTTGTTCAGTATTGGTGGAGGCATGGCTGCAATGCCGCTGATTCAAAATCAAGTGGTAAATATGCACCAATGGCTGACATTAACTGAATTTACCGACCTCATCACCATTGCAGAGATGACACCCGGACCTATCGCCATCAATTCAGCCACCTTTGTAGGAATTCGAATTGCCGGTATTCCGGGAGCGATCATAGCCACCATCGGATGTATACTTCCATCCTGTGCTATTGTTTCTCTTCTGGCATGGCTTTACTTTAAATACAAAGAACTGACCCTGGTACAAGGAATATTGTCCGGTTTAAGACCCACCATAGTAGCGCTGATTGCATCAGCAGGGCTGTCGATTTTTATTCTCGCGGTTTGGGGGGAAGGCGGCTTTTCAATGAATCCTCAAGCTATTAATCTGGTTTCTGTATTATTATTTTCTTCGGCTTTATTCATTTTGCGGAAATGGAAGCCCAATCCCATTTTTGTAATGCTCGGTTCAGGCATCATCGGTGGAGCAATTTATTTAATAATTTAG
- a CDS encoding FAD-binding oxidoreductase, whose product MKYKVFDEKDYLEIRDIINDDERVFYKERISEDYSHDELGDIHCYPDIVVQVLSAEEVSKVMKYAYENNIPVTPRGSGTGLVGAAVPVCKGIVIDMSRMNHILELDEENLTVTVEPGVLLMELSKFVEEHDLFYPPDPGEKTATIGGNINTNAGGMRAVKYGVTRDFVRGLEVVLPNGDIVEFGGKVVKNSSGYSMKDLIVGSEGTLGIVTKAILKLLPLPKKAISLLIPFPTLEQAIRTVPLIIKSKTIPTAIEFMQRETIIDAEEFLGKKFPDNQSDAYLLLKFDGNSAEEIQASFDKVADICLEQGALDILFADTDERNDSIWKARGAFLEAIKASTTLMDEVDVVVPRNKVSEMVEFSHQLQDKIGIRIKSFGHAGDGNLHIYVLKDNLTEEEWKKRLNLAMDEMYKKARELNGQVSGEHGIGYAKKPYLNQSLAPEILEIMRGIKKAFDPKGILNPGKVCQ is encoded by the coding sequence ATGAAATATAAAGTATTTGACGAGAAAGACTACCTCGAAATCAGAGATATTATAAATGATGATGAACGCGTGTTTTATAAGGAAAGAATAAGTGAAGATTACAGCCATGACGAGCTTGGGGATATTCACTGCTATCCCGATATCGTTGTTCAGGTTCTGTCTGCTGAGGAAGTTTCAAAAGTCATGAAATATGCCTATGAGAACAACATACCTGTAACGCCAAGGGGGTCCGGAACAGGTCTTGTTGGAGCGGCGGTTCCCGTTTGCAAGGGTATTGTAATCGATATGAGCAGAATGAACCACATACTTGAGCTGGATGAGGAAAATCTTACCGTCACCGTTGAGCCTGGGGTTCTTCTAATGGAGCTTTCCAAATTTGTAGAGGAACACGACCTGTTCTATCCTCCGGATCCTGGCGAAAAAACAGCCACCATCGGTGGTAATATAAATACTAATGCGGGAGGTATGCGCGCAGTTAAATACGGTGTCACCCGTGACTTTGTAAGAGGCCTTGAAGTAGTATTGCCAAATGGCGATATTGTGGAATTTGGAGGCAAGGTGGTTAAGAACAGCTCGGGCTACTCCATGAAGGACCTTATCGTAGGTTCGGAGGGTACCCTCGGTATAGTGACAAAGGCGATATTAAAGCTTTTGCCGCTGCCCAAAAAGGCCATCAGCCTTTTAATACCTTTTCCGACACTTGAGCAGGCAATCCGTACTGTTCCTCTGATTATCAAATCCAAGACCATTCCTACCGCTATCGAGTTCATGCAGAGGGAAACAATTATTGATGCGGAGGAATTCCTTGGCAAGAAGTTCCCGGATAATCAGTCCGATGCCTACCTTCTTTTGAAATTTGACGGCAACTCGGCGGAGGAGATTCAGGCCAGCTTTGATAAGGTGGCAGATATCTGTCTGGAGCAGGGAGCGCTGGATATTCTGTTTGCTGATACCGACGAACGAAATGATTCCATATGGAAAGCCCGTGGTGCCTTCCTTGAAGCAATTAAGGCATCTACAACCTTAATGGACGAAGTCGATGTGGTTGTTCCAAGGAACAAGGTCAGCGAGATGGTTGAATTCAGCCATCAGCTTCAGGACAAGATCGGTATACGAATAAAGAGCTTTGGCCATGCCGGTGACGGAAACCTGCATATTTACGTTCTTAAGGACAACCTGACAGAAGAGGAGTGGAAAAAGCGCCTTAATCTCGCCATGGACGAGATGTACAAGAAGGCGAGGGAATTGAACGGCCAGGTATCCGGTGAGCATGGTATCGGTTATGCCAAGAAGCCATATCTCAACCAATCTTTGGCGCCTGAAATCCTCGAAATCATGCGTGGTATCAAGAAGGCCTTCGATCCAAAAGGTATCCTGAATCCCGGCAAGGTTTGCCAATAG
- a CDS encoding response regulator transcription factor — MNILIADDEKDIRDLIKISLEENGYTVLTAQNGKEAWDILSSQEVHLAILDVMMPVMDGFNLLRKIREHSTLPVIFLTARTSEMDKVLGLGLGADDYLAKPFSIAELVARVGAQLRRNNEYLSQKEKSNVSITYRNLSIDKEKCCAFKDGEPIELGAKEYKLLLHFIEHPERVFTKRQLYHAVWGEEYYFDDNTIMVHISRIRNRIEDDPQNPKYLKTIRGIGYKLHYTGEKS; from the coding sequence ATGAATATATTAATCGCAGACGATGAAAAGGACATACGGGATTTAATAAAAATCAGTCTTGAGGAAAACGGATATACAGTCTTGACTGCGCAAAACGGCAAGGAGGCCTGGGATATCCTTTCATCCCAGGAGGTTCATCTGGCAATCCTTGACGTGATGATGCCGGTGATGGACGGATTTAACCTTCTCCGTAAAATACGGGAGCACAGTACACTTCCTGTCATCTTCCTGACCGCGAGAACGAGCGAAATGGACAAGGTGCTGGGGCTCGGACTGGGTGCGGACGATTATCTGGCAAAGCCCTTTTCCATTGCCGAGTTGGTGGCTCGCGTAGGTGCGCAACTCAGACGGAACAATGAGTATCTTTCTCAAAAGGAGAAATCCAATGTAAGCATTACCTACAGGAATTTGTCCATAGACAAGGAAAAATGCTGCGCTTTTAAGGACGGAGAGCCGATTGAACTTGGCGCAAAGGAGTACAAGCTTCTTCTGCACTTTATCGAACACCCGGAAAGGGTTTTTACAAAACGGCAGCTATATCACGCGGTATGGGGCGAGGAATACTATTTTGACGACAACACTATAATGGTGCATATCAGTCGAATCCGGAACCGGATTGAGGACGACCCTCAAAACCCAAAGTATCTGAAAACCATTCGCGGCATTGGGTACAAGCTCCATTACACCGGTGAAAAATCATGA
- a CDS encoding LysR family transcriptional regulator, with protein sequence MTLKHLKIFVAVCETGSATAAGEKLYIAQPSISLAISELEDYYGIKLFDRIGKRLHITEAGKSFLQYATHIVGLFEDMEKGIKNFDAMGIIRIGTSITIGNCLLPGYITRFKQAHPQMDVKVIIDNSERIQHYILSNKIDIGLIEGAVHSSYIIEHRFRDDELVMICGNDHPFAYRKNVEISELQKESLILREEGSAGREIFDSTMTMHGLEVFPAWESISTQAIIRAVQANLGISVLPYLLVKDSLERKEISQFYINGIQFKRSFSVIYHKNKFLTESAKDFIALCR encoded by the coding sequence ATGACATTAAAGCATCTTAAAATATTTGTTGCTGTGTGTGAAACCGGCAGTGCAACTGCAGCCGGAGAAAAGCTGTATATTGCACAGCCATCTATCAGCCTTGCGATATCAGAGCTGGAAGATTACTATGGGATAAAGCTGTTTGACCGCATCGGAAAAAGACTCCATATCACTGAGGCAGGAAAGAGCTTTCTCCAATATGCAACCCATATTGTGGGGCTTTTTGAGGATATGGAAAAGGGAATCAAAAACTTCGATGCAATGGGAATCATCCGGATTGGAACAAGCATTACCATCGGAAATTGCTTATTGCCCGGCTATATAACCCGGTTTAAACAAGCGCATCCTCAAATGGATGTAAAGGTAATCATAGATAATTCAGAAAGAATTCAACATTATATTTTATCAAATAAGATCGATATTGGGCTGATAGAGGGTGCTGTCCACAGCTCCTATATTATAGAGCATAGATTCCGTGATGATGAATTGGTGATGATATGCGGGAATGATCACCCCTTTGCTTATCGGAAAAATGTTGAGATTTCAGAGCTTCAAAAGGAAAGTCTTATTCTGAGGGAAGAAGGAAGCGCCGGGCGCGAAATCTTTGACAGTACCATGACCATGCATGGATTAGAGGTTTTTCCTGCCTGGGAGAGTATAAGCACTCAAGCGATTATAAGAGCGGTGCAGGCAAATTTGGGTATATCCGTGCTGCCTTACTTACTGGTAAAGGACTCCCTTGAACGCAAAGAAATCAGTCAGTTTTATATTAACGGGATACAATTTAAAAGAAGCTTTTCTGTCATTTATCATAAGAATAAGTTTCTGACTGAGAGTGCAAAGGACTTCATTGCACTGTGCAGGTAA
- a CDS encoding PAS domain-containing protein, whose product MISFKFNKSNPQKVSFWITAKILQAAGSFMLYYRTSMFDGLTILANITLLLGCAYEAWAVRILSGKHVKNWLHLLTSIGIILVCLITIFLDKPYRSGLVFFLQSAFYFLPSLFLFAKSDKRFSMQLLLAICYCVTGSVFLLSAVICLGFPRYALSLSGNVIFGLIPGVSFCIFLISAFIMLMLAKERSDMQVAEIQKNLKKSEIRFQQIVETAIEGILIFDENYKITFANKNMASILGYTVEEMIGKSYVS is encoded by the coding sequence TTGATATCATTTAAATTTAATAAAAGCAACCCGCAAAAGGTTTCATTCTGGATTACAGCAAAAATTTTACAGGCTGCCGGGTCCTTTATGCTTTACTACAGGACAAGCATGTTTGATGGCTTAACAATTCTGGCAAATATTACCTTGCTATTAGGCTGTGCCTATGAAGCCTGGGCTGTCCGAATTCTGTCCGGAAAGCATGTAAAAAATTGGCTGCATCTTTTGACATCCATTGGAATCATACTGGTTTGCTTGATTACGATTTTTTTGGATAAACCCTATCGGTCAGGATTAGTCTTTTTTCTCCAAAGCGCCTTTTACTTTTTGCCCAGCCTATTTCTGTTTGCTAAATCAGATAAGAGATTTTCAATGCAATTGCTTTTAGCCATATGTTATTGTGTAACCGGGTCGGTATTTCTACTAAGCGCTGTTATATGTTTAGGCTTTCCCAGATATGCCTTAAGCCTTAGCGGCAATGTCATATTCGGCTTGATACCCGGAGTGAGCTTTTGCATATTCCTGATAAGTGCGTTTATTATGCTGATGCTTGCTAAAGAAAGAAGCGATATGCAGGTGGCAGAAATTCAAAAAAACCTGAAAAAAAGCGAAATCAGGTTCCAGCAAATCGTAGAGACCGCCATTGAGGGCATTCTTATTTTTGACGAGAATTATAAAATCACCTTTGCTAATAAAAATATGGCATCAATCCTTGGATATACAGTGGAGGAAATGATTGGAAAGTCATATGTTTCCTAA
- a CDS encoding alpha/beta fold hydrolase has product MIQTVIFLILTVLSVFALAGILILTAYFAIARIRKKKNPRQLLRLKKSAIFFAVVMILNMGLITLSQLTASTPSIVDENGKTPKNSIAELRELELNGRKQWISLRGWDKNAPVLLFLAGGPGGTQMAAVRHELAELEKHFVVVNWDQPGSGKSYYAEKKKNITAKTYIQDGHALTEYLKERFSKEKIYLLGESWGSALGIFLVDEYPESYHALIGTGQMVDFAETERMDYAKALEIARSKGDTALIKRLKASGEPPYYGKDVTWKSAVYLNYLSAYMAENPEIYNPGYNTLRDIGSSEYGLLDKINFFRGIINTYNHVYQQLYTIDMRKDYTKLDVPVYFFLGRHDVNAPTVLAEEYMELLDVPDKGIVWFEHSGHSPWINERAKFAEEVLSCFLSTKIQE; this is encoded by the coding sequence ATGATTCAGACAGTTATATTTTTAATTTTGACCGTTTTGTCGGTCTTTGCCCTTGCAGGAATTTTGATTCTAACTGCTTATTTTGCCATCGCACGCATAAGGAAAAAAAAGAATCCCAGGCAGCTCCTTAGATTGAAAAAATCGGCGATATTCTTTGCCGTGGTGATGATATTGAATATGGGATTGATCACCCTTTCACAGCTCACCGCTTCCACTCCGTCCATTGTTGATGAAAACGGAAAAACACCCAAAAACAGCATTGCGGAGCTTAGAGAACTCGAACTGAACGGCAGGAAGCAGTGGATCAGTCTGAGGGGTTGGGACAAAAATGCGCCCGTCCTGCTTTTTTTGGCAGGAGGGCCCGGCGGTACGCAGATGGCTGCGGTGAGGCATGAGCTGGCGGAATTGGAGAAGCATTTTGTCGTTGTCAACTGGGATCAGCCTGGCTCCGGAAAGTCCTATTATGCAGAAAAGAAGAAAAACATTACAGCCAAAACCTATATTCAGGATGGTCACGCTCTGACGGAGTACTTAAAGGAGCGTTTTTCCAAGGAAAAGATTTATCTTTTGGGTGAATCGTGGGGCAGCGCCTTGGGAATTTTCCTTGTGGATGAGTACCCGGAGTCATACCACGCCTTGATCGGCACGGGGCAAATGGTGGACTTTGCCGAAACCGAAAGGATGGATTATGCCAAGGCTCTGGAAATCGCCCGATCCAAAGGTGATACCGCCTTAATAAAAAGGCTTAAGGCAAGTGGTGAACCACCCTATTACGGAAAGGATGTTACATGGAAAAGCGCAGTGTACCTGAATTATCTCAGCGCTTATATGGCGGAAAATCCTGAAATCTACAATCCCGGCTATAACACCTTGCGGGACATTGGTTCTTCCGAATATGGACTGCTGGACAAAATCAACTTTTTCCGCGGCATCATCAACACTTATAATCATGTGTACCAACAGCTTTACACCATCGATATGAGAAAGGATTATACCAAACTGGATGTGCCGGTATACTTCTTCCTGGGCCGGCATGATGTCAATGCGCCCACTGTGTTGGCCGAGGAATATATGGAACTCCTGGATGTGCCCGATAAAGGAATTGTGTGGTTTGAGCATTCCGGCCACAGCCCATGGATAAATGAGCGGGCGAAGTTTGCAGAGGAGGTATTATCGTGCTTTTTGTCAACAAAAATACAAGAATAA
- a CDS encoding sensor histidine kinase, protein MKRKLSNQFLINFLVIFLLTILDTVLAFVLLSFASRLIAGSLAKNQYPASAIIKEDYRQIDASAVVQNGGGVQVVDKDYRVVYSSGLDTIGKDKLTVEEFTTFLTESRSKSYHYDILYQPKGEFWLIVTFPTSVRLDFSLVHNKEAAAGDFMRAGWAIAFVVLIYLLMIALFAFIYSRITAAGITIPLKKLCDGTRLLREGDYSVRVDLRLKNEFAELQNTFNDMAARIEHEISLRKKSEEDRRRLILDISHDLKNPMSSIQGYAELLMRKTGMTEQERNEHLGIILNNSRRANQLLTELFELSQMDSPDFTLKLGRTDICEYIRQICGELVPQLEREGFKYEFDILEESVFVLLDTHRFSRIIQNLANNAMRYNPKGTLVAVSLTIQNDQVVIDFSDDGVGIPAHLTDNIFKPFVRVDDSRNSKTGGSGLGLSIAKKIAEAHGGNLTLHLNEIKGSTFRITIPTI, encoded by the coding sequence ATGAAAAGAAAATTGTCCAATCAATTTCTCATAAATTTTCTGGTGATATTTTTGCTGACGATACTGGATACGGTACTCGCCTTTGTACTGCTGTCCTTTGCCAGCAGGCTGATTGCAGGTTCACTGGCAAAAAACCAGTATCCTGCAAGCGCAATTATAAAAGAGGATTACAGGCAGATCGACGCATCCGCTGTCGTGCAAAACGGGGGCGGTGTACAGGTGGTGGACAAGGACTACCGTGTCGTTTATTCCAGCGGCCTTGACACCATCGGTAAAGATAAGCTGACTGTCGAAGAATTTACAACATTTTTAACGGAAAGCCGAAGCAAGTCCTACCATTACGATATCCTCTATCAACCAAAAGGCGAATTTTGGCTGATTGTTACCTTTCCCACCTCCGTTCGGCTGGATTTTTCCCTGGTGCATAATAAAGAAGCTGCCGCCGGTGATTTTATGCGGGCGGGTTGGGCGATAGCTTTTGTGGTGCTGATTTATCTTCTGATGATTGCCCTTTTCGCCTTTATCTATTCACGGATTACAGCGGCAGGCATAACTATACCGCTGAAAAAGCTCTGTGACGGCACAAGGCTTTTGCGGGAAGGGGATTATTCCGTACGGGTGGATTTGCGCCTGAAAAATGAGTTTGCCGAGCTGCAAAACACCTTTAACGACATGGCGGCCCGGATAGAGCATGAAATCTCCCTGCGCAAAAAGTCAGAGGAGGATAGGCGGCGGTTGATTCTCGACATCTCCCATGATCTTAAAAACCCTATGTCCAGCATACAAGGCTATGCGGAGTTGCTTATGAGAAAGACAGGCATGACAGAGCAGGAGCGAAATGAACATCTTGGCATCATTCTTAATAACAGCAGAAGGGCCAATCAGCTACTCACCGAGCTGTTTGAGCTTTCCCAAATGGACAGCCCGGATTTTACATTAAAGCTGGGAAGAACAGATATATGCGAATACATCCGGCAGATATGCGGCGAGCTTGTGCCGCAGCTGGAGCGCGAAGGGTTCAAATATGAATTCGATATTTTGGAAGAAAGCGTTTTTGTCCTGCTGGATACCCACCGGTTTAGCCGGATTATTCAAAATCTCGCAAATAATGCAATGCGGTATAATCCGAAGGGGACACTGGTTGCCGTAAGCCTGACAATACAAAATGATCAGGTGGTGATTGATTTTAGCGACGATGGGGTCGGAATTCCAGCTCATCTTACAGACAACATATTCAAGCCTTTTGTCCGGGTGGACGATTCCCGCAACTCCAAAACCGGTGGCAGCGGATTGGGGCTATCCATAGCCAAAAAAATTGCCGAAGCCCACGGAGGGAATTTAACACTTCATCTTAACGAAATTAAGGGCAGTACCTTCCGGATTACCATTCCAACGATTTAA
- a CDS encoding chromate transporter, producing MENKKHIYRKLFACTFYLSAFTFGGGFVIVPLMKKKFVDDLKWIEENEMLNLAAIAQSSPGAVAVNAAILLGHRIAGISGALVTISGTVLPPLITLSVISFFYAAFRDNIVVNAILKGMQAGVAAVIADVVLNLGSNVLKEKDMVSAIIMAGAFIATFFLKINVIYIILACGCIGAAKILIQMKKAQKDGEAQ from the coding sequence TTGGAGAATAAAAAGCACATTTACCGAAAGCTGTTCGCTTGCACTTTTTATTTGAGCGCTTTTACCTTTGGAGGAGGATTTGTCATCGTTCCACTGATGAAAAAGAAGTTTGTGGATGATCTGAAGTGGATTGAAGAGAATGAAATGCTGAATTTGGCAGCAATTGCCCAATCCTCTCCGGGAGCAGTTGCGGTCAATGCAGCCATACTGTTGGGGCATCGCATAGCTGGAATATCAGGCGCCCTGGTAACAATTTCAGGCACGGTTTTACCACCTTTAATCACTCTTTCTGTTATCTCCTTTTTTTACGCTGCATTTCGTGACAACATTGTGGTGAATGCGATCCTGAAAGGGATGCAGGCAGGCGTTGCCGCGGTAATTGCAGATGTGGTTTTGAACCTCGGGAGCAATGTCCTGAAAGAAAAAGACATGGTATCTGCGATCATCATGGCAGGTGCATTTATTGCCACGTTTTTCTTAAAAATCAATGTTATATATATTATTTTGGCATGTGGGTGCATCGGAGCGGCGAAGATTCTGATTCAAATGAAAAAAGCACAAAAGGACGGTGAAGCCCAATGA
- a CDS encoding DUF6199 family natural product biosynthesis protein, whose translation MLLMLFSLKLLFFPRQLWNVAEEWKNSEAVTPSKAYVIALRCIGIVFLITGFTVFIKL comes from the coding sequence ATGTTGTTAATGCTATTTTCCTTGAAGTTACTATTTTTCCCCAGGCAACTATGGAATGTTGCAGAGGAATGGAAAAACAGTGAAGCTGTAACACCTTCAAAAGCATATGTCATTGCACTCAGATGCATCGGGATAGTTTTTTTGATAACAGGCTTTACAGTATTTATAAAATTGTAA